One Equus asinus isolate D_3611 breed Donkey chromosome 26, EquAss-T2T_v2, whole genome shotgun sequence genomic window carries:
- the LOC106840891 gene encoding leukocyte immunoglobulin-like receptor subfamily B member 3 isoform X7, which yields MQHLGLDDQCPCIPEEPRGDAMTSALIALFCIGLSVGLRTPVQAGTLHKPTIWAEPGSVIPRGKPVTIWCQGTLEAREYLLYREGVSVLWDRQQPLELKEKVRLSIPYMAEQYAGRYVCYYISPTGWSEHSDNLELVVTGIYSKPTLSALPSPVVTSGAKVALQCGSWLGFDRFILTKEGEHKPSWTLDSQPKPNGQSHALFPVGFVTPSHRWTFRCYGCDKNKPQVCSRPSDPLEFLVPGVLLDKPSLSMQPGPTVASGENVTLLCQTWSPRDTFLLSKEGAMDPPLRLRSKYQAQQYQARFSMSPVTSAHGGTYRCYSSYSTASHLLSHPSDPLELVVSGPSGDQNPPVTGLNLTSGLKWYLKAVIGISVAFILLLLSLLLFLLLQRQRQGKLRTSAQRQADLQLPSGDADPEPKDRGLQISSSPAADAQEEILCERKRRDLPGDAAVKDTQPEEGMELHHQQDPKDEDAQGVMDVQVSHSRSRWGVAISPFPLSGKSLDMKDRQDEEDRQRDRQAAASEAPQDVTYVQLNHLTLRQEMTPLSSQSEKAPAEPSLYAALAIH from the exons ATGCAGCATCTGGGCCTGGATGATCAGTGTCCATG CATACCAGAGGAACCCAGAGGAGACGCCATGACTTCCGCCCTCATAGCTCTCTTCTGCATTG GGTTGAGTGTGGGACTGAGGACCCCAGTGCAGGCAG GGACCCTCCACAAACCCACCATCTGGGCTGAGCCAGGCTCTGTGATACCCAGGGGGAAGCCCGTGACCATCTGGTGTCAGGGGACCTTGGAAGCCCGGGAGTATCTACTGTATAGAGAGGGAGTCTCAGTGCTCTGGGACAGACAACAACCACTAGAGCTGAAGGAAAAGGTCAGGCTCTCCATCCCATACATGGCAGAGCAATATGCAGGGAGATATGTCTGTTACTATATCAGCCCCACTGGCTGGTCAGAGCATAGTGATAACCTGGAGCTGGTGGTGACAG gAATCTACAGCAAACCCACCCTCTCAGCCCTGCCGAGCCCTGTGGTGACCTCAGGAGCGAAAGTGGCCCTACAGTGTGGCTCATGGCTGGGATTTGACAGGTTCATTCTGACTAAGGAAGGAGAACACAAGCCCTCCTGGACCCTGGACTCACAGCCAAAGCCCAATGGGCAATCCCACGCTCTGTTTCCTGTGGGCTTTGTCACCCCAAGCCACAGGTGGACATTCAGGTGCTATGGCTGTGACAAGAACAAACCCCAGGTGTGCTCACGCCCCAGTGACCCCCTGGAGTTCCTGGTTCCAG GAGTACTGCTTGACAAACCATCCCTCTCGATGCAACCAGGCCCCACAGTGGCCTCAGGAGAGAACGTGACCCTGCTGTGTCAGACATGGAGCCCGAGGGACACTTTCCTTCTGTCCAAGGAGGGGGCAATGGATCCCCCACTACGTCTTAGATCAAAGTACCAAGCTCAGCAGTACCAGGCCCGATTCTCCATGAGTCCTGTGACCTCAGCCCACGGGGGGACCTACAGGTGTTATAGCTCATACAGCACTGCTAGCCACCTGTTGTCACACCCCAGTGATCCCCTGGAACTCGTGGTCTCAG GACCATCTGGGGACCAAAACCCCCCAGTCACAGGACTCAACTTAACATCTG GTCTCAAGTGGTACCTGAAGGCTGTGATCGGGATCTCCGTGGCCTTCATCCTGCTGctactctccctcctcctcttcctcctccttcaacGCCAGCGTCAGGGCAAACTCAGGACATCAG CCCAGAGACAGGCTGATCTCCAGCTTCCTTCAGGGGATGCAGACCCAGAGCCCAAGGACAGAGGCCTGCAGATCAG ctccagcccagctgCTGACGCCCAGGAAGAGATCCTCtgtgagaggaagaggagggatctccctgggg ATGCTGCCGTGAAGGACACACAGCCTGAGGAGGGGATGGAGCTTCACCATCAG CAGGATCCCAAGGATGAAGATGCCCAGGGAGTGATGGATGTCCAAGTGAGCCACTCAAGATCAAGGTGGGGAGTGGCCATCTCTCCTTTCCCCCTGTCAGGGAAGTCACTGGACATGAAAGATAGACAGGACGAAGAggacagacagagggacagacag GCTGCTGCATCTGAAGCCCCCCAGGATGTGACCTACGTCCAACTGAACCACTTGACCCTCAGACAAGAGATGACACCCCTTTCCTCCCAGTCAGAGAAGGCCCCAGCAGAGCCCAGTCTGTACGCTGCTCTGGCCATCCACTAG
- the LOC106840891 gene encoding leukocyte immunoglobulin-like receptor subfamily B member 3 isoform X5, with product MQHLGLDDQCPCIPEEPRGDAMTSALIALFCIGLSVGLRTPVQAGTLHKPTIWAEPGSVIPRGKPVTIWCQGTLEAREYLLYREGVSVLWDRQQPLELKEKVRLSIPYMAEQYAGRYVCYYISPTGWSEHSDNLELVVTGIYSKPTLSALPSPVVTSGAKVALQCGSWLGFDRFILTKEGEHKPSWTLDSQPKPNGQSHALFPVGFVTPSHRWTFRCYGCDKNKPQVCSRPSDPLEFLVPGVSGKPSLLSQQGPIVTSGQNLTLQCLSDVSYDRFALSKEGGHDLPQRLSQQSQNGRSQAGFPLGPVSWSHGGQYRCYGGHKLSSKWSAASDPLDILVAGVLLDKPSLSMQPGPTVASGENVTLLCQTWSPRDTFLLSKEGAMDPPLRLRSKYQAQQYQARFSMSPVTSAHGGTYRCYSSYSTASHLLSHPSDPLELVVSGPSGDQNPPVTGLNLTSGLKWYLKAVIGISVAFILLLLSLLLFLLLQRQRQGKLRTSAQRQADLQLPSGDADPEPKDRGLQISSSPAADAQEEILSDAAVKDTQPEEGMELHHQDPKDEDAQGVMDVQVSHSRSRWGVAISPFPLSGKSLDMKDRQDEEDRQRDRQAAASEAPQDVTYVQLNHLTLRQEMTPLSSQSEKAPAEPSLYAALAIH from the exons ATGCAGCATCTGGGCCTGGATGATCAGTGTCCATG CATACCAGAGGAACCCAGAGGAGACGCCATGACTTCCGCCCTCATAGCTCTCTTCTGCATTG GGTTGAGTGTGGGACTGAGGACCCCAGTGCAGGCAG GGACCCTCCACAAACCCACCATCTGGGCTGAGCCAGGCTCTGTGATACCCAGGGGGAAGCCCGTGACCATCTGGTGTCAGGGGACCTTGGAAGCCCGGGAGTATCTACTGTATAGAGAGGGAGTCTCAGTGCTCTGGGACAGACAACAACCACTAGAGCTGAAGGAAAAGGTCAGGCTCTCCATCCCATACATGGCAGAGCAATATGCAGGGAGATATGTCTGTTACTATATCAGCCCCACTGGCTGGTCAGAGCATAGTGATAACCTGGAGCTGGTGGTGACAG gAATCTACAGCAAACCCACCCTCTCAGCCCTGCCGAGCCCTGTGGTGACCTCAGGAGCGAAAGTGGCCCTACAGTGTGGCTCATGGCTGGGATTTGACAGGTTCATTCTGACTAAGGAAGGAGAACACAAGCCCTCCTGGACCCTGGACTCACAGCCAAAGCCCAATGGGCAATCCCACGCTCTGTTTCCTGTGGGCTTTGTCACCCCAAGCCACAGGTGGACATTCAGGTGCTATGGCTGTGACAAGAACAAACCCCAGGTGTGCTCACGCCCCAGTGACCCCCTGGAGTTCCTGGTTCCAG GTGTGTCTGGGAAGCCCTCCCTCCTGAGCCAGCAGGGCCCTATCGTGACCTCTGGACAGAACTTGACCCTCCAGTGTCTCTCTGATGTCAGCTATGACAGATTTGCTCTGTCCAAGGAGGGGGGACATGACCTTCCCCAGCGCCTTAGCCAACAGTCCCAGAATGGACGCTCTCAGGCTGGTTTTCCCCTGGGCCCTGTGAGCTGGTCCCATGGGGGCCAGTACAGATGCTATGGTGGACACAAGCTCTCCTCCAAGTGGTCAGCCGCCAGCGACCCCCTGGACATCCTGGTGGCAG GAGTACTGCTTGACAAACCATCCCTCTCGATGCAACCAGGCCCCACAGTGGCCTCAGGAGAGAACGTGACCCTGCTGTGTCAGACATGGAGCCCGAGGGACACTTTCCTTCTGTCCAAGGAGGGGGCAATGGATCCCCCACTACGTCTTAGATCAAAGTACCAAGCTCAGCAGTACCAGGCCCGATTCTCCATGAGTCCTGTGACCTCAGCCCACGGGGGGACCTACAGGTGTTATAGCTCATACAGCACTGCTAGCCACCTGTTGTCACACCCCAGTGATCCCCTGGAACTCGTGGTCTCAG GACCATCTGGGGACCAAAACCCCCCAGTCACAGGACTCAACTTAACATCTG GTCTCAAGTGGTACCTGAAGGCTGTGATCGGGATCTCCGTGGCCTTCATCCTGCTGctactctccctcctcctcttcctcctccttcaacGCCAGCGTCAGGGCAAACTCAGGACATCAG CCCAGAGACAGGCTGATCTCCAGCTTCCTTCAGGGGATGCAGACCCAGAGCCCAAGGACAGAGGCCTGCAGATCAG ctccagcccagctgCTGACGCCCAGGAAGAGATCCTCt CAGATGCTGCCGTGAAGGACACACAGCCTGAGGAGGGGATGGAGCTTCACCATCAG GATCCCAAGGATGAAGATGCCCAGGGAGTGATGGATGTCCAAGTGAGCCACTCAAGATCAAGGTGGGGAGTGGCCATCTCTCCTTTCCCCCTGTCAGGGAAGTCACTGGACATGAAAGATAGACAGGACGAAGAggacagacagagggacagacag GCTGCTGCATCTGAAGCCCCCCAGGATGTGACCTACGTCCAACTGAACCACTTGACCCTCAGACAAGAGATGACACCCCTTTCCTCCCAGTCAGAGAAGGCCCCAGCAGAGCCCAGTCTGTACGCTGCTCTGGCCATCCACTAG
- the LOC106840891 gene encoding leukocyte immunoglobulin-like receptor subfamily B member 3 isoform X4 — MQHLGLDDQCPCIPEEPRGDAMTSALIALFCIGLSVGLRTPVQAGTLHKPTIWAEPGSVIPRGKPVTIWCQGTLEAREYLLYREGVSVLWDRQQPLELKEKVRLSIPYMAEQYAGRYVCYYISPTGWSEHSDNLELVVTGIYSKPTLSALPSPVVTSGAKVALQCGSWLGFDRFILTKEGEHKPSWTLDSQPKPNGQSHALFPVGFVTPSHRWTFRCYGCDKNKPQVCSRPSDPLEFLVPGVSGKPSLLSQQGPIVTSGQNLTLQCLSDVSYDRFALSKEGGHDLPQRLSQQSQNGRSQAGFPLGPVSWSHGGQYRCYGGHKLSSKWSAASDPLDILVAGVLLDKPSLSMQPGPTVASGENVTLLCQTWSPRDTFLLSKEGAMDPPLRLRSKYQAQQYQARFSMSPVTSAHGGTYRCYSSYSTASHLLSHPSDPLELVVSGPSGDQNPPVTGLNLTSGLKWYLKAVIGISVAFILLLLSLLLFLLLQRQRQGKLRTSAQRQADLQLPSGDADPEPKDRGLQISSSPAADAQEEILYAAVKDTQPEEGMELHHQQDPKDEDAQGVMDVQVSHSRSRWGVAISPFPLSGKSLDMKDRQDEEDRQRDRQAAASEAPQDVTYVQLNHLTLRQEMTPLSSQSEKAPAEPSLYAALAIH; from the exons ATGCAGCATCTGGGCCTGGATGATCAGTGTCCATG CATACCAGAGGAACCCAGAGGAGACGCCATGACTTCCGCCCTCATAGCTCTCTTCTGCATTG GGTTGAGTGTGGGACTGAGGACCCCAGTGCAGGCAG GGACCCTCCACAAACCCACCATCTGGGCTGAGCCAGGCTCTGTGATACCCAGGGGGAAGCCCGTGACCATCTGGTGTCAGGGGACCTTGGAAGCCCGGGAGTATCTACTGTATAGAGAGGGAGTCTCAGTGCTCTGGGACAGACAACAACCACTAGAGCTGAAGGAAAAGGTCAGGCTCTCCATCCCATACATGGCAGAGCAATATGCAGGGAGATATGTCTGTTACTATATCAGCCCCACTGGCTGGTCAGAGCATAGTGATAACCTGGAGCTGGTGGTGACAG gAATCTACAGCAAACCCACCCTCTCAGCCCTGCCGAGCCCTGTGGTGACCTCAGGAGCGAAAGTGGCCCTACAGTGTGGCTCATGGCTGGGATTTGACAGGTTCATTCTGACTAAGGAAGGAGAACACAAGCCCTCCTGGACCCTGGACTCACAGCCAAAGCCCAATGGGCAATCCCACGCTCTGTTTCCTGTGGGCTTTGTCACCCCAAGCCACAGGTGGACATTCAGGTGCTATGGCTGTGACAAGAACAAACCCCAGGTGTGCTCACGCCCCAGTGACCCCCTGGAGTTCCTGGTTCCAG GTGTGTCTGGGAAGCCCTCCCTCCTGAGCCAGCAGGGCCCTATCGTGACCTCTGGACAGAACTTGACCCTCCAGTGTCTCTCTGATGTCAGCTATGACAGATTTGCTCTGTCCAAGGAGGGGGGACATGACCTTCCCCAGCGCCTTAGCCAACAGTCCCAGAATGGACGCTCTCAGGCTGGTTTTCCCCTGGGCCCTGTGAGCTGGTCCCATGGGGGCCAGTACAGATGCTATGGTGGACACAAGCTCTCCTCCAAGTGGTCAGCCGCCAGCGACCCCCTGGACATCCTGGTGGCAG GAGTACTGCTTGACAAACCATCCCTCTCGATGCAACCAGGCCCCACAGTGGCCTCAGGAGAGAACGTGACCCTGCTGTGTCAGACATGGAGCCCGAGGGACACTTTCCTTCTGTCCAAGGAGGGGGCAATGGATCCCCCACTACGTCTTAGATCAAAGTACCAAGCTCAGCAGTACCAGGCCCGATTCTCCATGAGTCCTGTGACCTCAGCCCACGGGGGGACCTACAGGTGTTATAGCTCATACAGCACTGCTAGCCACCTGTTGTCACACCCCAGTGATCCCCTGGAACTCGTGGTCTCAG GACCATCTGGGGACCAAAACCCCCCAGTCACAGGACTCAACTTAACATCTG GTCTCAAGTGGTACCTGAAGGCTGTGATCGGGATCTCCGTGGCCTTCATCCTGCTGctactctccctcctcctcttcctcctccttcaacGCCAGCGTCAGGGCAAACTCAGGACATCAG CCCAGAGACAGGCTGATCTCCAGCTTCCTTCAGGGGATGCAGACCCAGAGCCCAAGGACAGAGGCCTGCAGATCAG ctccagcccagctgCTGACGCCCAGGAAGAGATCCTCt ATGCTGCCGTGAAGGACACACAGCCTGAGGAGGGGATGGAGCTTCACCATCAG CAGGATCCCAAGGATGAAGATGCCCAGGGAGTGATGGATGTCCAAGTGAGCCACTCAAGATCAAGGTGGGGAGTGGCCATCTCTCCTTTCCCCCTGTCAGGGAAGTCACTGGACATGAAAGATAGACAGGACGAAGAggacagacagagggacagacag GCTGCTGCATCTGAAGCCCCCCAGGATGTGACCTACGTCCAACTGAACCACTTGACCCTCAGACAAGAGATGACACCCCTTTCCTCCCAGTCAGAGAAGGCCCCAGCAGAGCCCAGTCTGTACGCTGCTCTGGCCATCCACTAG
- the LOC106840891 gene encoding leukocyte immunoglobulin-like receptor subfamily B member 3 isoform X1, protein MQHLGLDDQCPCIPEEPRGDAMTSALIALFCIGLSVGLRTPVQAGTLHKPTIWAEPGSVIPRGKPVTIWCQGTLEAREYLLYREGVSVLWDRQQPLELKEKVRLSIPYMAEQYAGRYVCYYISPTGWSEHSDNLELVVTGIYSKPTLSALPSPVVTSGAKVALQCGSWLGFDRFILTKEGEHKPSWTLDSQPKPNGQSHALFPVGFVTPSHRWTFRCYGCDKNKPQVCSRPSDPLEFLVPGVSGKPSLLSQQGPIVTSGQNLTLQCLSDVSYDRFALSKEGGHDLPQRLSQQSQNGRSQAGFPLGPVSWSHGGQYRCYGGHKLSSKWSAASDPLDILVAGVLLDKPSLSMQPGPTVASGENVTLLCQTWSPRDTFLLSKEGAMDPPLRLRSKYQAQQYQARFSMSPVTSAHGGTYRCYSSYSTASHLLSHPSDPLELVVSGPSGDQNPPVTGLNLTSGLKWYLKAVIGISVAFILLLLSLLLFLLLQRQRQGKLRTSAQRQADLQLPSGDADPEPKDRGLQISSSPAADAQEEILCERKRRDLPGDAAVKDTQPEEGMELHHQQDPKDEDAQGVMDVQVSHSRSRWGVAISPFPLSGKSLDMKDRQDEEDRQRDRQAAASEAPQDVTYVQLNHLTLRQEMTPLSSQSEKAPAEPSLYAALAIH, encoded by the exons ATGCAGCATCTGGGCCTGGATGATCAGTGTCCATG CATACCAGAGGAACCCAGAGGAGACGCCATGACTTCCGCCCTCATAGCTCTCTTCTGCATTG GGTTGAGTGTGGGACTGAGGACCCCAGTGCAGGCAG GGACCCTCCACAAACCCACCATCTGGGCTGAGCCAGGCTCTGTGATACCCAGGGGGAAGCCCGTGACCATCTGGTGTCAGGGGACCTTGGAAGCCCGGGAGTATCTACTGTATAGAGAGGGAGTCTCAGTGCTCTGGGACAGACAACAACCACTAGAGCTGAAGGAAAAGGTCAGGCTCTCCATCCCATACATGGCAGAGCAATATGCAGGGAGATATGTCTGTTACTATATCAGCCCCACTGGCTGGTCAGAGCATAGTGATAACCTGGAGCTGGTGGTGACAG gAATCTACAGCAAACCCACCCTCTCAGCCCTGCCGAGCCCTGTGGTGACCTCAGGAGCGAAAGTGGCCCTACAGTGTGGCTCATGGCTGGGATTTGACAGGTTCATTCTGACTAAGGAAGGAGAACACAAGCCCTCCTGGACCCTGGACTCACAGCCAAAGCCCAATGGGCAATCCCACGCTCTGTTTCCTGTGGGCTTTGTCACCCCAAGCCACAGGTGGACATTCAGGTGCTATGGCTGTGACAAGAACAAACCCCAGGTGTGCTCACGCCCCAGTGACCCCCTGGAGTTCCTGGTTCCAG GTGTGTCTGGGAAGCCCTCCCTCCTGAGCCAGCAGGGCCCTATCGTGACCTCTGGACAGAACTTGACCCTCCAGTGTCTCTCTGATGTCAGCTATGACAGATTTGCTCTGTCCAAGGAGGGGGGACATGACCTTCCCCAGCGCCTTAGCCAACAGTCCCAGAATGGACGCTCTCAGGCTGGTTTTCCCCTGGGCCCTGTGAGCTGGTCCCATGGGGGCCAGTACAGATGCTATGGTGGACACAAGCTCTCCTCCAAGTGGTCAGCCGCCAGCGACCCCCTGGACATCCTGGTGGCAG GAGTACTGCTTGACAAACCATCCCTCTCGATGCAACCAGGCCCCACAGTGGCCTCAGGAGAGAACGTGACCCTGCTGTGTCAGACATGGAGCCCGAGGGACACTTTCCTTCTGTCCAAGGAGGGGGCAATGGATCCCCCACTACGTCTTAGATCAAAGTACCAAGCTCAGCAGTACCAGGCCCGATTCTCCATGAGTCCTGTGACCTCAGCCCACGGGGGGACCTACAGGTGTTATAGCTCATACAGCACTGCTAGCCACCTGTTGTCACACCCCAGTGATCCCCTGGAACTCGTGGTCTCAG GACCATCTGGGGACCAAAACCCCCCAGTCACAGGACTCAACTTAACATCTG GTCTCAAGTGGTACCTGAAGGCTGTGATCGGGATCTCCGTGGCCTTCATCCTGCTGctactctccctcctcctcttcctcctccttcaacGCCAGCGTCAGGGCAAACTCAGGACATCAG CCCAGAGACAGGCTGATCTCCAGCTTCCTTCAGGGGATGCAGACCCAGAGCCCAAGGACAGAGGCCTGCAGATCAG ctccagcccagctgCTGACGCCCAGGAAGAGATCCTCtgtgagaggaagaggagggatctccctgggg ATGCTGCCGTGAAGGACACACAGCCTGAGGAGGGGATGGAGCTTCACCATCAG CAGGATCCCAAGGATGAAGATGCCCAGGGAGTGATGGATGTCCAAGTGAGCCACTCAAGATCAAGGTGGGGAGTGGCCATCTCTCCTTTCCCCCTGTCAGGGAAGTCACTGGACATGAAAGATAGACAGGACGAAGAggacagacagagggacagacag GCTGCTGCATCTGAAGCCCCCCAGGATGTGACCTACGTCCAACTGAACCACTTGACCCTCAGACAAGAGATGACACCCCTTTCCTCCCAGTCAGAGAAGGCCCCAGCAGAGCCCAGTCTGTACGCTGCTCTGGCCATCCACTAG
- the LOC106840891 gene encoding leukocyte immunoglobulin-like receptor subfamily B member 3 isoform X6 — MQHLGLDDQCPCIPEEPRGDAMTSALIALFCIGLSVGLRTPVQAGTLHKPTIWAEPGSVIPRGKPVTIWCQGTLEAREYLLYREGVSVLWDRQQPLELKEKVRLSIPYMAEQYAGRYVCYYISPTGWSEHSDNLELVVTGIYSKPTLSALPSPVVTSGAKVALQCGSWLGFDRFILTKEGEHKPSWTLDSQPKPNGQSHALFPVGFVTPSHRWTFRCYGCDKNKPQVCSRPSDPLEFLVPGVSGKPSLLSQQGPIVTSGQNLTLQCLSDVSYDRFALSKEGGHDLPQRLSQQSQNGRSQAGFPLGPVSWSHGGQYRCYGGHKLSSKWSAASDPLDILVAGVLLDKPSLSMQPGPTVASGENVTLLCQTWSPRDTFLLSKEGAMDPPLRLRSKYQAQQYQARFSMSPVTSAHGGTYRCYSSYSTASHLLSHPSDPLELVVSGPSGDQNPPVTGLNLTSGLKWYLKAVIGISVAFILLLLSLLLFLLLQRQRQGKLRTSAQRQADLQLPSGDADPEPKDRGLQISSSPAADAQEEILYAAVKDTQPEEGMELHHQDPKDEDAQGVMDVQVSHSRSRWGVAISPFPLSGKSLDMKDRQDEEDRQRDRQAAASEAPQDVTYVQLNHLTLRQEMTPLSSQSEKAPAEPSLYAALAIH; from the exons ATGCAGCATCTGGGCCTGGATGATCAGTGTCCATG CATACCAGAGGAACCCAGAGGAGACGCCATGACTTCCGCCCTCATAGCTCTCTTCTGCATTG GGTTGAGTGTGGGACTGAGGACCCCAGTGCAGGCAG GGACCCTCCACAAACCCACCATCTGGGCTGAGCCAGGCTCTGTGATACCCAGGGGGAAGCCCGTGACCATCTGGTGTCAGGGGACCTTGGAAGCCCGGGAGTATCTACTGTATAGAGAGGGAGTCTCAGTGCTCTGGGACAGACAACAACCACTAGAGCTGAAGGAAAAGGTCAGGCTCTCCATCCCATACATGGCAGAGCAATATGCAGGGAGATATGTCTGTTACTATATCAGCCCCACTGGCTGGTCAGAGCATAGTGATAACCTGGAGCTGGTGGTGACAG gAATCTACAGCAAACCCACCCTCTCAGCCCTGCCGAGCCCTGTGGTGACCTCAGGAGCGAAAGTGGCCCTACAGTGTGGCTCATGGCTGGGATTTGACAGGTTCATTCTGACTAAGGAAGGAGAACACAAGCCCTCCTGGACCCTGGACTCACAGCCAAAGCCCAATGGGCAATCCCACGCTCTGTTTCCTGTGGGCTTTGTCACCCCAAGCCACAGGTGGACATTCAGGTGCTATGGCTGTGACAAGAACAAACCCCAGGTGTGCTCACGCCCCAGTGACCCCCTGGAGTTCCTGGTTCCAG GTGTGTCTGGGAAGCCCTCCCTCCTGAGCCAGCAGGGCCCTATCGTGACCTCTGGACAGAACTTGACCCTCCAGTGTCTCTCTGATGTCAGCTATGACAGATTTGCTCTGTCCAAGGAGGGGGGACATGACCTTCCCCAGCGCCTTAGCCAACAGTCCCAGAATGGACGCTCTCAGGCTGGTTTTCCCCTGGGCCCTGTGAGCTGGTCCCATGGGGGCCAGTACAGATGCTATGGTGGACACAAGCTCTCCTCCAAGTGGTCAGCCGCCAGCGACCCCCTGGACATCCTGGTGGCAG GAGTACTGCTTGACAAACCATCCCTCTCGATGCAACCAGGCCCCACAGTGGCCTCAGGAGAGAACGTGACCCTGCTGTGTCAGACATGGAGCCCGAGGGACACTTTCCTTCTGTCCAAGGAGGGGGCAATGGATCCCCCACTACGTCTTAGATCAAAGTACCAAGCTCAGCAGTACCAGGCCCGATTCTCCATGAGTCCTGTGACCTCAGCCCACGGGGGGACCTACAGGTGTTATAGCTCATACAGCACTGCTAGCCACCTGTTGTCACACCCCAGTGATCCCCTGGAACTCGTGGTCTCAG GACCATCTGGGGACCAAAACCCCCCAGTCACAGGACTCAACTTAACATCTG GTCTCAAGTGGTACCTGAAGGCTGTGATCGGGATCTCCGTGGCCTTCATCCTGCTGctactctccctcctcctcttcctcctccttcaacGCCAGCGTCAGGGCAAACTCAGGACATCAG CCCAGAGACAGGCTGATCTCCAGCTTCCTTCAGGGGATGCAGACCCAGAGCCCAAGGACAGAGGCCTGCAGATCAG ctccagcccagctgCTGACGCCCAGGAAGAGATCCTCt ATGCTGCCGTGAAGGACACACAGCCTGAGGAGGGGATGGAGCTTCACCATCAG GATCCCAAGGATGAAGATGCCCAGGGAGTGATGGATGTCCAAGTGAGCCACTCAAGATCAAGGTGGGGAGTGGCCATCTCTCCTTTCCCCCTGTCAGGGAAGTCACTGGACATGAAAGATAGACAGGACGAAGAggacagacagagggacagacag GCTGCTGCATCTGAAGCCCCCCAGGATGTGACCTACGTCCAACTGAACCACTTGACCCTCAGACAAGAGATGACACCCCTTTCCTCCCAGTCAGAGAAGGCCCCAGCAGAGCCCAGTCTGTACGCTGCTCTGGCCATCCACTAG